The genomic stretch TATCTGATACCAATGGAACTTTATCTCCTTTTTTATACGGAACAACCTTATCTTGATAAGAATTAGGATCTAATTGAGAATATTGAGAATGTAAATAATCTTTATATGCTGAATCTTTCCCTATTCTAGCATTGATATATGTAAAAGATTCTCTCAATTTTAATTTTCCAAACCAATGTTGCCCTTGCAATTCTATACCATAACGATTAGTTTCAGCTAAGTTAGTATATGCCCAACGCTTATTCATAGGGTTGTTACCATTAAAATCAATTAATGTAATTTCATCATGTGTTATTGAAGCAAAAACTGTTGCTGCAAAGAAGGTATTATTTCCTACAAATTGCTTTGTCCCTACTTCAACAGTATCAACTTTTTCAGATTTTACATTACTTGGATAATATACACCTGTTAAGAAATCTCTATTTGTTAATTGAGAAGGTGAAGGTGAAACAAAACCTCTTTCATAACGGAAATAGAAACTTGTCTTTGGACTATATTGATATGTAAATCCTACTTCACCACCAAAATCATCTGAACTATCTCTTGTACGTACTGTTTTATATGATACATCTTTCTCTAAACTTGTAACAGTACCATTCATCATTCCCTTTTGTTCTTCATCTGAAAGGTCAAATCCCCAAGCAAGAGCAGATTGAAATGCTCCACTTATATCAGAGAATAAAACTTTTATATTATTATATCTAGTACCACCATAAGTAGAATGCTCCCAACGAGCACCTGCTTTAAATACTAATTTCTCTGTCAATGGATATTCATTTAATAGATACAGAGCATGAGTTTTTTTATCTACTTTAGAGCCTGATACTATATGAGAGGCAGTTTTTGTATCTCCTAATACTTGTCCTATTAAGGTATTTGCTCTTTCCATTTGTTCTTTTAAAATTTCTTTTTTTTGTGCTTCTGTATAATTTTTTCCTTCTATTGCTTTTCCATAAGCATCATAAGCAAAGTGATCACGCCAACTTTGAAATTTATGTTTTCTACCTTCTTGAACAGCAGTTTCTTGTTTTCCAATAGGAACTAAACCCATATCCTTATAGAAATATTCAGATTGCTGCATATCTGCTTCCCTATTTAGTTCATGTTTTTTATATTCATAACCAAAAGTTAATTTAGCTTTTTTATCTTTATACTCCCATTCTCCTTGCATTTTAAGTCCTCTTACTTTTTCATCAAATTTTCCCTTTAAATCTGTTTCAGTGTCTCTTACTGCAAGTCTTGCTTTTCCTATATAGAAATCATGCATTACTTGTGGGAATACAAATAAATCTTGTTTTCCATGTTGATAAACATCTCTATCAAATTCTGCTCCATTAAGATTTAAAGTAAATTTGAGATTTTCATTAGGAGTATTTATATAATCTAAAGAATAACCTCTTCTATCTATTTCAGTTCTTGTTTTTTCTCCTGCTCCTGTTCTATTCTTTTCTAAATCTTCTTTTTTTAACTCTGTTGTACTATCTATATTATCTCTATATAAATTTGTTTGAAGACGAAGTCTTTGTTTAGGAGTCATTTGATAATCAAAACCACCTAAAAAGTTTGTTCTTTCTGTTTTTTCTCCTTCTCTATAACCCTTTCCATTACGATAATATTCACCAACATTTACA from Fusobacterium hwasookii encodes the following:
- a CDS encoding TonB-dependent receptor, which encodes MSKKILLLMTFLISNAILNAEDAIELGTTKVTGKGFYRSQMKENTGKVIITQDEIQKKDYPSVVSIFEDAPVAVVHHTAFGPIVDLRGSGERTISRVKVMLNGVPINPLEESMGTIPFDAIPIDSIGAVEITPGSGTTLYGGGTTGGTINIVTKSNKQSDYIVLNGGGSSYSTYNVGGAGGINITENLFVNVGEYYRNGKGYREGEKTERTNFLGGFDYQMTPKQRLRLQTNLYRDNIDSTTELKKEDLEKNRTGAGEKTRTEIDRRGYSLDYINTPNENLKFTLNLNGAEFDRDVYQHGKQDLFVFPQVMHDFYIGKARLAVRDTETDLKGKFDEKVRGLKMQGEWEYKDKKAKLTFGYEYKKHELNREADMQQSEYFYKDMGLVPIGKQETAVQEGRKHKFQSWRDHFAYDAYGKAIEGKNYTEAQKKEILKEQMERANTLIGQVLGDTKTASHIVSGSKVDKKTHALYLLNEYPLTEKLVFKAGARWEHSTYGGTRYNNIKVLFSDISGAFQSALAWGFDLSDEEQKGMMNGTVTSLEKDVSYKTVRTRDSSDDFGGEVGFTYQYSPKTSFYFRYERGFVSPSPSQLTNRDFLTGVYYPSNVKSEKVDTVEVGTKQFVGNNTFFAATVFASITHDEITLIDFNGNNPMNKRWAYTNLAETNRYGIELQGQHWFGKLKLRESFTYINARIGKDSAYKDYLHSQYSQLDPNSYQDKVVPYKKGDKVPLVSDIKITFGADYQWTPSFTTGATYTYVSGYEMKAPQESFELSSFKTKGYGVLDIYGKYNITENASVRFGVNNVLGEKYNLREDSKYAVPAPERNYFIGLNYRF